A single Lolium perenne isolate Kyuss_39 chromosome 6, Kyuss_2.0, whole genome shotgun sequence DNA region contains:
- the LOC127305107 gene encoding uncharacterized protein, with amino-acid sequence MSKPRWDGARHAHFPDHGLAMDAAATAPSSSNPSFSASGTAAARRGRRRPSAPPHPHLLDPPRAVISSPAVLPDAASAAAANGYGPLGEVHGDLHPHVLSEKGGAKSIAFEEITWFRRRSPEESPSQRRMWSTRLLKDIMLTWTAQPLIMSRYNAEDWDQLKIASEGLKHRVFKVSLADLNNDEDKAYRKIRLRAEDVQGMNALTNFWVLFERVDDAFW; translated from the exons ATGAGCAAGCCGCGCTGGGACGGAGCACGCCATGCCCACTTCCCCGACCACGGGCTCGCGATGGACGCCGCGGCGACCGCGCCCTCGTCGTCGAACCCTAGCTTCTCCGCGAGCGGGACAGCGGCGGCTCGGCGAGGGAGAAGGCGACCCTCCGCGCCGCCGCATCCTCACCTACTCGACCCTCCGCGCGCCGTGATCTCCAGCCCCGCGGTTCTCCCGGATGCGgcctcggccgccgccgccaatggCTATGGGCCTCTGGGCGAGGTCCATGGCGACCTTCACCCGCAC GTGCTGTCTGAGAAGGGGGGCGCCAAGTCCATCGCGTTCGAGGAGATCACCTGGTTCCGGAGGAGAAGTCCGGAGGAATCACCATCTCAACG GCGCATGTGGAGTACGAGACTGCTGAAAGACATTATGCTCACGTGGACTGCCCAGCCACTGATTATGTCAAG GTACAATGCTGAAGACTGGGATCAACTGAAG ATTGCCTCTGAGGGTCTCAAGCACAGGGTTTTTAAAGTGTCCCTAGCTGATCTTAACAACGATGAGGACAAGGCTTACAGGAAGATCAGACTCCGTGCTGAGGATGTCCAGGGGATGAATGCCCTTACGAACTTCTGGGTATTGTTTGAAAGGGTTGATGATGCGTTCTGGTAG